Proteins co-encoded in one Bacillus paramycoides genomic window:
- a CDS encoding head maturation protease, ClpP-related yields MTVKIDVKGPIISNDEVWIYDWFEMDATSPGKISKELDNANGEDLIISINSPGGYVDEGSEIYTALKNYPSHVEVQIVGLAASAASIIAMAGDKVRISPTAQIMIHNASMLSGGDHRDMTKAAEMLKITDRTLVNAYVIKSGKSEEELLNMMAEETWMGPQQALENNFVDEIMFMENPLKMTASSANSAMIPQKVIDGFRSGTLSKGKPQGITKEDLNAALSGLKNEILNDLQKNTNPKEPIQEPVNTKQNLSTLFLNLGGK; encoded by the coding sequence ATGACAGTGAAAATTGACGTTAAAGGACCGATTATTTCAAATGATGAAGTTTGGATTTATGATTGGTTTGAAATGGATGCGACAAGTCCGGGTAAGATTTCAAAAGAGCTTGATAATGCGAATGGTGAGGATTTAATTATTTCAATTAATAGCCCAGGTGGTTATGTAGATGAGGGTTCAGAAATTTATACAGCATTAAAAAATTATCCTAGTCATGTGGAAGTTCAAATTGTTGGGTTAGCAGCAAGTGCGGCTTCTATTATTGCAATGGCTGGTGATAAGGTTCGTATTTCACCAACAGCACAAATCATGATTCATAATGCATCAATGTTGAGTGGTGGAGACCATCGCGATATGACAAAGGCGGCTGAGATGTTAAAAATAACAGATCGTACACTTGTAAATGCCTATGTCATTAAAAGCGGTAAGTCAGAAGAAGAACTACTTAATATGATGGCGGAAGAAACATGGATGGGTCCACAACAAGCATTAGAAAATAATTTTGTGGATGAAATTATGTTTATGGAGAATCCACTTAAAATGACAGCTTCAAGTGCCAATTCTGCTATGATTCCACAAAAAGTAATCGATGGCTTTAGAAGCGGAACGCTGAGTAAAGGTAAGCCACAAGGAATTACAAAAGAAGATTTAAACGCAGCTTTATCAGGATTAAAAAATGAAATCCTGAATGATTTACAAAAGAATACAAATCCCAAAGAGCCTATTCAAGAGCCTGTTAATACAAAACAGAATCTGAGTACGCTCTTTTTAAATTTAGGAGGAAAATAA
- a CDS encoding phage portal protein, which translates to MITIGWLGSVFKRNKELEFMVDLDIITDTANRLHMKRLAIDTCVSFLGRTISQSEFRVRHGKAFEKNELYYRLNVRPNKNMTASTFWERFVRKLIYDNECLVIQADDGDLLIADGFQHNEYAVFEDTFTNVIVKDYTFKRSFRQSEVIHLKYRNDKLTPLIDGLFTDYGDLFSRILSSQKRKNQVRGTVDMEMTGAKTEENITKLQKFIDDMYQAFGNKDIAIVPQQKGFKYNEIYNGVANGPSVEEINKVTNGFLNQVAMAIGIPTALIYGEMADVEKQTKNFMLFTVRPLLKKLSDEANVKFFEMSEYLLGRKIEVKAVSYQSIFDLATSIDKLISSSAFTGNEIRSEVDYEESDDPNLNIHHITKNYTKLDESEGGEKENDSEN; encoded by the coding sequence GTGATAACCATTGGATGGTTAGGTTCAGTATTTAAAAGAAATAAAGAATTAGAATTTATGGTGGATCTCGACATAATTACAGATACAGCAAACAGACTTCATATGAAACGATTGGCAATTGATACATGTGTATCATTTTTAGGAAGAACAATAAGTCAATCTGAATTCAGAGTCAGACATGGTAAAGCATTTGAGAAGAATGAACTTTATTACCGATTAAACGTTAGACCGAATAAAAATATGACGGCAAGTACCTTTTGGGAAAGATTTGTTCGCAAACTTATTTATGATAATGAGTGTTTAGTTATACAAGCAGATGATGGAGATTTACTTATTGCAGATGGATTTCAACATAATGAATACGCCGTGTTTGAGGATACTTTTACTAATGTAATAGTAAAAGATTATACGTTTAAGAGAAGTTTTAGGCAAAGTGAAGTGATTCACTTAAAGTATCGAAATGACAAATTAACTCCGCTTATTGATGGTTTATTTACAGATTACGGAGATTTGTTCAGTAGAATACTGAGTTCTCAAAAACGAAAAAATCAAGTTCGTGGAACAGTTGATATGGAAATGACAGGTGCAAAAACGGAAGAGAACATAACGAAATTACAAAAGTTTATTGATGATATGTATCAAGCGTTTGGTAATAAGGATATTGCTATTGTTCCACAACAAAAGGGTTTTAAATATAACGAAATATACAATGGTGTTGCGAATGGTCCAAGTGTGGAAGAAATCAATAAAGTAACAAATGGTTTCTTAAATCAAGTAGCTATGGCAATTGGTATTCCAACAGCGTTGATATATGGCGAAATGGCTGATGTAGAGAAGCAAACGAAAAATTTTATGCTTTTCACAGTACGACCATTATTAAAAAAGTTATCCGATGAAGCGAACGTTAAATTCTTTGAAATGAGTGAATATCTTTTAGGACGAAAAATTGAGGTTAAGGCTGTTTCCTATCAAAGTATATTTGATCTTGCGACAAGTATTGATAAACTCATTTCTTCAAGTGCATTTACAGGAAATGAAATTCGTTCAGAAGTAGATTATGAGGAGTCGGATGATCCAAATCTAAATATCCATCATATTACTAAAAACTATACAAAATTAGATGAATCTGAAGGAGGTGAGAAAGAAAATGACAGTGAAAATTGA
- a CDS encoding terminase TerL endonuclease subunit, with translation MIRQKYVDEYIELYRSEKIKFNKERELLIDYLEKYVLNRDDLYFDDEMIEKCIRFGEKWYFPLQSFQKFLIAFVFLFYKKNGRIFYRKFLWMLGRGGGKNGLISVIIHFLISEMHGITEYNISVVANSEEQAKTSPDEVHKCVKRNEILQRAFKTTLTQTVSKATGSVLKFRTSNGDTKDGLRDGAVVFDEIHQYESNKDVRVHISGLGKKKNPREFYIGTDGYVRDGFLDKQKEKAMKVLNGEARPNAFFSFICKLNDEREVDDPDNWEMANPMLSEPLSEYAEGLLETIKEEYEDLEDDPSNREEFMTKRMNLPVTNLERSVAKWEEIVATNRPFPDLYGRECIGALDFASIRDFAACGLLFRVDGEYIFKTHSFVRKEFVDIYYGYSKKANEYKKEKFAPIKDWEDQGLLTVVDEPTINPTHIVNWFVEMRENYGLKKIIGDNYRLEAIKPLLIDEGFEVEIIRNPKAIHGLLAPRIEMAFANRQIVFDDNPLMRWYTQNVLVVIKSDGNKMYEKKEPVRRKTDGFQCFVHALYRADEIQEVTDFVIGDIKF, from the coding sequence ATGATTAGGCAAAAGTATGTAGATGAATACATTGAGCTTTATAGAAGTGAGAAAATAAAGTTCAACAAAGAAAGAGAACTGTTAATTGACTATCTAGAAAAATATGTTTTGAACAGAGACGATTTGTATTTTGATGATGAAATGATTGAGAAGTGTATCCGCTTTGGAGAGAAATGGTACTTTCCGTTACAATCATTTCAGAAATTCTTAATAGCATTCGTTTTTTTATTTTATAAGAAAAATGGTCGCATATTTTATCGTAAATTTTTGTGGATGCTTGGACGTGGTGGCGGTAAAAATGGATTAATATCAGTTATCATTCATTTCTTAATTAGTGAAATGCACGGTATTACCGAATATAACATTTCCGTTGTTGCAAATAGTGAAGAACAAGCGAAAACAAGTCCGGATGAAGTTCATAAATGTGTTAAACGAAATGAAATATTGCAACGAGCATTTAAGACAACATTAACTCAAACTGTTTCTAAAGCCACAGGAAGTGTATTGAAGTTTAGGACATCAAACGGAGATACAAAAGATGGTTTGCGTGATGGTGCAGTTGTATTCGATGAAATACATCAATACGAAAGTAATAAAGATGTTCGAGTCCACATTAGTGGTTTAGGGAAAAAGAAGAATCCACGCGAGTTTTACATTGGTACAGATGGATATGTTCGTGATGGTTTCTTAGATAAACAAAAAGAAAAAGCAATGAAGGTCTTGAATGGTGAAGCCCGTCCCAATGCTTTTTTTTCGTTCATATGCAAATTGAATGATGAAAGAGAAGTGGATGATCCAGATAATTGGGAAATGGCAAATCCGATGTTATCGGAGCCTTTAAGTGAGTATGCAGAAGGTTTACTTGAAACGATAAAGGAAGAATACGAAGATTTAGAAGATGATCCAAGTAATCGTGAAGAGTTTATGACAAAGCGTATGAACTTACCTGTAACAAATTTAGAAAGATCAGTAGCAAAATGGGAAGAGATTGTTGCTACAAATCGTCCATTTCCTGATTTATATGGTCGAGAATGTATAGGGGCTTTAGACTTTGCAAGTATTAGAGATTTCGCAGCTTGTGGTCTGTTATTTAGAGTAGACGGTGAATACATTTTCAAAACACATTCTTTTGTACGTAAAGAGTTTGTTGATATTTATTATGGTTATTCTAAAAAAGCAAATGAGTATAAGAAGGAAAAATTTGCACCAATAAAGGATTGGGAAGACCAAGGACTTTTAACGGTTGTGGACGAGCCAACCATTAATCCAACTCATATTGTAAATTGGTTTGTAGAAATGCGCGAAAACTACGGGCTAAAAAAGATTATAGGTGATAATTATCGATTAGAAGCTATAAAGCCTTTATTAATAGATGAAGGATTTGAAGTAGAGATTATTAGAAATCCTAAAGCAATCCATGGTTTGTTAGCACCAAGAATTGAAATGGCATTTGCTAATCGTCAAATTGTTTTTGATGATAACCCTCTTATGCGTTGGTATACACAAAACGTGTTAGTTGTTATTAAAAGTGATGGTAATAAGATGTATGAGAAGAAAGAGCCAGTTCGCAGAAAAACAGATGGATTTCAATGTTTTGTACACGCTCTCTATAGAGCTGATGAAATACAAGAAGTAACGGATTTCGTTATAGGCGACATTAAATTCTAA
- a CDS encoding P27 family phage terminase small subunit, translating to MAVSIVRLKEQLMNSIDVTDLVEVEKVERYIDLVKAFRKINKTINKEGESVTIKNGSQVFVKAHPLISERNKINSSLIALGRDIKLVPKVGASNSGYSPSDLI from the coding sequence ATGGCTGTTAGTATTGTGAGGTTAAAAGAACAGCTCATGAATAGCATTGATGTTACAGATTTAGTCGAAGTTGAAAAGGTAGAAAGATATATTGATCTGGTAAAAGCATTTAGAAAAATAAATAAAACTATTAATAAAGAAGGTGAGTCCGTAACGATAAAAAACGGTTCTCAAGTTTTTGTTAAAGCCCACCCTCTTATAAGTGAGAGGAATAAAATTAACAGTTCATTAATTGCTTTAGGAAGAGATATAAAACTTGTTCCTAAAGTTGGTGCTTCTAATTCAGGATACAGTCCAAGTGATTTAATATGA
- a CDS encoding HNH endonuclease — protein sequence MKEYKTKQQKRKFYDSGEWKSIREQVKKRDSYECQECRRNGRVQTDTNEYSESAKRKKIQLVVHHIKELEHHPELALEMDNLETVCVDCHNKEHGRTFKKKPNKWENDEKW from the coding sequence ATGAAAGAATATAAAACTAAACAACAGAAGCGTAAGTTCTATGACAGTGGTGAGTGGAAGAGTATACGCGAACAAGTAAAGAAGCGTGACTCTTATGAGTGCCAGGAGTGTAGGCGTAATGGTCGAGTACAAACAGATACCAATGAGTACAGTGAGAGTGCAAAGCGTAAGAAGATTCAGCTCGTTGTCCATCATATAAAAGAACTAGAACATCATCCAGAACTTGCATTAGAAATGGACAACCTCGAAACAGTCTGTGTGGATTGCCATAATAAAGAACACGGTAGAACATTTAAAAAGAAACCGAATAAATGGGAAAACGATGAAAAGTGGTAA
- a CDS encoding PIN-like domain-containing protein, translating into MGISYSNLFIKVKKLNEIKDTATIVIDTNVLLMGYQWKNITFESVLNVLKKLSSEERLRIPAHVIKEFAKNRPKKITEMSSGIHNVISNIPKAINNGKPLNEAIPALAILEDYHSDIIALEEKYNNCIQELNKARKEYVKGLGKLQQSLGEYIDHDLILESYKEIIEKSYFAPDGLMDEEQLKLEWDKRSKSNIPPGYMDKTKDSNQYGDLIVWDHICQISGDVIFVTADLKGDWVHSNDKQVMGARRELVEEFYSRDQAKGYTFKILSPLQFITLFSGEEVKQEIQDDLNKEVKRPIATGSITLYNLADEETLEEFAMLRNNPVIKESYLNKGFDEIESELANFLIRGGSIAQYKDLMEEYKKTLELFIEDPTTEFLRSIDVKSLIDTIRDLYKKSKG; encoded by the coding sequence ATGGGGATTTCATATTCTAATTTATTTATAAAAGTCAAAAAACTAAATGAAATAAAAGATACTGCAACGATTGTTATAGATACTAATGTATTATTAATGGGGTATCAATGGAAAAACATAACTTTTGAAAGTGTATTAAATGTTTTGAAAAAGCTATCCAGTGAAGAGCGTTTAAGAATTCCAGCACATGTAATTAAAGAATTTGCAAAAAACAGGCCAAAAAAAATCACTGAGATGTCTAGTGGAATACATAATGTAATAAGTAATATACCAAAAGCAATTAATAATGGAAAACCTTTGAATGAAGCGATTCCTGCATTAGCAATTTTAGAAGACTATCACAGTGATATTATCGCTCTAGAGGAAAAGTATAATAATTGCATTCAAGAACTAAATAAAGCAAGGAAAGAATATGTGAAAGGTTTAGGGAAATTACAACAATCATTGGGTGAGTATATTGACCATGATTTAATTTTAGAAAGTTATAAAGAAATAATTGAAAAAAGCTATTTTGCACCAGACGGATTAATGGATGAAGAACAGCTGAAACTTGAATGGGATAAAAGATCGAAAAGTAATATTCCTCCAGGTTATATGGATAAAACAAAAGATTCTAATCAATACGGTGACTTAATTGTCTGGGATCATATATGCCAAATAAGTGGTGATGTTATATTTGTGACAGCTGATCTCAAAGGTGATTGGGTACATAGTAACGATAAACAGGTTATGGGAGCTCGTAGAGAATTGGTTGAGGAGTTTTATTCAAGGGATCAGGCAAAAGGATATACATTTAAAATTTTAAGTCCTCTACAATTCATTACGTTATTCTCTGGTGAAGAGGTTAAACAGGAAATACAAGATGATTTAAATAAAGAAGTTAAACGTCCAATAGCAACAGGTTCTATTACTTTATATAATCTAGCTGATGAAGAAACGTTAGAAGAATTTGCAATGCTAAGAAATAATCCAGTTATAAAGGAATCATATCTTAATAAAGGTTTTGATGAAATTGAAAGTGAGCTAGCAAATTTCTTAATTAGGGGAGGTAGCATTGCTCAATACAAAGATTTAATGGAAGAATATAAAAAAACATTAGAACTTTTTATTGAAGATCCAACTACTGAGTTTTTAAGATCAATAGATGTAAAAAGTTTAATCGATACAATTAGAGATTTATATAAAAAGTCTAAAGGCTAA